Proteins encoded by one window of Musa acuminata AAA Group cultivar baxijiao chromosome BXJ2-9, Cavendish_Baxijiao_AAA, whole genome shotgun sequence:
- the LOC103998451 gene encoding disease resistance protein Pik-2-like, with the protein MEAFAMGFAEGVTTSLLGKLGNILAEEAGLLAGVEDDIQYIMEELKSMDSFLAVLSSSLDHNKQVKTWMEQVRDLAYDAEDCVDVFRHRLRRPRHQHPLAGVLLHTVRLLRTLKARHSIATDLRKLKLRARDVSERRARYALGIGPSPGGARSFSSSTASSSSGLLRRCASFVKEVGPMGMDHYKREIVGRLMEENDPQLKVISIVGIGGLGKTTLAKMVYQSSAVTGGYFQARAWIEMPRCFKIEPLLRNMIRQFSSRGQQILDILGVDPMNPGAKMERVMEQHLDKMGETQLVTAMVDYLKDKRYVIVLDDMWTVHAWDHIKSALPSSTNGSWIIVTTRNEAVPNACGSSSHCFIYNISPLTPKLSNKLFCERAFPGPIATCPRGMENLTVDMVKKCSGIPLSIVTVAGLIAAKPDMTPVDWQNLQNHLPFRLKTNIIPEKIKRILLLCYIDLPHHLRPCFLYLTVFPKDYDVERKRLVRRWVAEGLVSGSRGMSAEEAAEGYFIELISRRLIQPSKITGDGKVKTCRVHDIMLEVIDSITSEENFVTVLHEHSTPMLHGKIRRLSLHGMITQIHGVRVSHVRSLTVFGDGIPFHNYGRMRLLRVLDLQGCKGLRHNHLKNISQLFLLSFLSLRNSSVEKLPDSIGDLPNLQTLDIRGTGIKKFPGAAVKLKKLAYLLAGTKFHFEANRVEFSGSWSYESLRMPTGVGKMKGLRKLGLITVTNSIVLRQIGKLTQLQKLSIDVTVRYVRRVVHIGPEYTRRKEHFVDLLSKLDSCLRSLTILDNGNGLGQILNNLHRPPLLLHDIQLVGFLQTLPVWVASLNRIVKITLRFTFLMRDAVRVLKNLPALAQLVLGYNSLDECDEQLVFDHNGFKGLKLLHMESVDVSFREGALPNLEWLKLIGHFGDQSISGMQHLHSLKEVYLDIGNERLQEMIRTTAAVHLNRPKFVIA; encoded by the coding sequence ATGGAAGCCTTTGCTATGGGGTTCGCGGAGGGCGTCACTACGTCCCTCTTAGGGAAGCTAGGAAACATCCTGGCAGAAGAAGCAGGATTGCTTGCAGGCGTCGAAGATGACATACAGTACATAATGGAAGAGCTCAAGAGCATGGACTCCTTCCTGGCCGTCCTGTCTTCCTCGCTGGATCATAACAAGCAAGTGAAAACATGGATGGAGCAAGTTAGGGATTTGGCTTACGATGCTGAGGATTGCGTTGACGTGTTCCGACATCGTCTCCGGAGGCctcgccaccagcatccactggcAGGCGTGCTCCTCCATACTGTTCGCCTGCTGAGGACACTCAAAGCACGTCACTCTATCGCAACTGACCTGCGCAAGCTAAAGCTCCGCGCTCGCGATGTGAGCGAGAGGCGTGCACGCTACGCTCTCGGAATTGGCCCTTCTCCGGGAGGCGCAAGAAGTTTCAGCTCAAGTACTGCCTCCAGCTCTTCTGGCCTTCTTCGACGTTGTGCTTCTTTTGTGAAGGAAGTTGGACCCATGGGCATGGATCATTACAAGCGTGAGATTGTTGGGCGGCTAATGGAGGAGAACGATCCCCAACTCAAGGTAATTTCTATCGTCGGCATTGGTGGATTGGGCAAGACGACTCTGGCAAAGATGGTATATCAAAGCTCGGCCGTCACCGGCGGCTACTTCCAAGCCCGCGCATGGATTGAGATGCCACGATGTTTCAAGATCGAGCCACTTCTCCGAAACATGATTCGACAATTCTCCTCCAGGGGTCAGCAGATCCTAGATATCTTGGGGGTTGATCCCATGAATCCGGGAGCGAAAATGGAGCGAGTTATGGAGCAACATCTGGACAAGATGGGAGAGACGCAACTGGTGACGGCGATGGTGGATTATCTCAAGGACAAGAGGTATGTGATTGTTCTTGATGACATGTGGACTGTCCATGCATGGGATCATATCAAGTCTGCATTACCTTCCAGTACTAATGGTAGTTGGATCATCGTGACAACCCGCAATGAGGCGGTGCCAAAtgcctgtggctcttcttcccatTGTTTCATCTATAACATCTCACCCCTCACGCCTAAGCTGTCAAACAAGCTGTTCTGCGAAAGAGCATTTCCTGGCCCCATCGCTACTTGTCCTCGAGGTATGGAAAATCTTACGGTAGATATGGTGAAAAAATGTAGTGGAATTCCATTGTCCATTGTCActgtagctggtcttatagctgctaagCCTGATATGACGCCGGTGGACTGGCAAAACTTGCAAAACCATCTTCCTTTCCGTTTGAAGACCAATATCATTCCGGAGAAAATAAAACGTATACTGCTTCTATGTTACATCGATTTGCCTCATCATCTCAGGCCCTGCTTCTTGTACCTCACTGTTTTTCCCAAAGATTATGACGTTGAACGGAAGCGTTTGGTGAGAAGATGGGTGGCTGAAGGTCTCGTGAGTGGAAGCCGTGGCATGTCCGCCGAGGAGGCTGCGGAGGGCTACTTTATCGAGTTGATCAGCCGCAGGTTAATCCAGCCATCAAAGATCACCGGTGACGGGAAGGTGAAAACTTGTCGAGTCCATGACATCATGCTGGAGGTAATCGACTCCATAACTTCCGAGGAGAACTTCGTTACGGTCCTTCACGAGCATTCCACGCCGATGCTACATGGTAAGATTAGGCGGTTGTCACTCCATGGCATGATCACCCAAATACATGGTGTCCGCGTATCCCACGTCCGGTCGCTCACCGTGTTTGGTGACGGCATACCATTCCACAACTATGGAAGGATGAGACTACTGAGGGTGTTGGACTTGCAAGGATGCAAGGGTCTCCGTCACAATCACCTCAAGAACATCTCCCAGTTGTTTCTTTTGAGCTTCCTATCTCTGAGAAACTCTTCTGTAGAGAAGCTTCCAGATTCGATCGGAGACCTGCCGAACCTGCAGACTCTGGACATCAGAGGAACAGGCATCAAGAAGTTCCCCGGTGCGGCTGTCAAACTCAAGAAGTTGGCCTATCTTCTCGCGGGCACCAAATTCCATTTTGAAGCTAACAGAGTCGAGTTTTCCGGCAGTTGGTCCTATGAGAGTTTGAGGATGCCGACAGGAGTAGGGAAGATGAAAGGGCTGCGAAAGTTGGGACTAATAACTGTTACCAACTCGATTGTGCTGCGGCAGATAGGCAAGCTAACCCAGCTTCAGAAGCTAAGCATCGATGTTACCGTAAGATACGTACGAAGGGTCGTACATATCGGTCCTGAATACACCCGACGAAAGGAGCACTTCGTCGACTTGCTTTCGAAGCTCGACAGTTGCCTTCGTTCCTTAACCATTCTTGACAATGGCAATGGCCTGGGTCAGATTCTAAACAACCTACATAGACCGCCCTTGCTCCTCCATGACATACAGCTCGTGGGCTTTCTCCAAACTTTGCCGGTTTGGGTCGCATCGCTAAACAGGATTGTCAAGATAACACTACGGTTCACGTTCCTAATGCGAGATGCTGTACGAGTCTTGAAAAATCTCCCCGCACTTGCCCAACTAGTACTTGGATATAATTCACTCGATGAATGCGACGAACAACTAGTCTTCGACCATAATGGATTTAAAGGCTTGAAGTTATTGCACATGGAATCCGTGGACGTGAGTTTCCGAGAAGGAGCACTGCCAAATCTCGAGTGGTTGAAATTAATCGGCCACTTCGGTGACCAAAGCATCTCAGGGATGCAACATCTCCACAGTCTCAAGGAAGTCTACCTGGATATCGGTAATGAACGACTCCAGGAAATGATTAGAACAACGGCTGCAGTACATCTGAACCGCCCCAAATTTGTGATCGCGTAA